ATCGTTGTGACTGTTGCCCGGGCGGCGGGAATTCCCGTGGAACTGATCAAGCTGGTGCACCGGGCAGGACTCGAACCTGCAACCTTCTGATCCGAAGTCAGAAGCTCTATCCAATTGAGCTACCGGTGCCCGCCGCCACGTTTGAACCACGGGGCCTGACGCTTGGCGAGCCGGAAGTCGCTGGGTCCCGGCTCGCCATGGCTGGACTGTTACGTCAGCGTGACGGTCACTTGACGGCGCCGCAACCAACAGGGGTGCAGAGACTCGACACCGCCCGCAACCCGGACCGCCGCCGGTTCCTGCACGTGGCTTCGCGGCTGCGCCTCAACGATCCCCTCTGGGTCGCACCGCTGGAGTCGGAACAACACCGGGTTCTCGGTCCCGGAAACCCGTTCCACAAACACGCCGCCATGGAACTGTTCGTCGCGACGGGCCCGGCGGGCGACGTCGGACGTCTCGCCGTCATCGAGGACCGCACCCACAACTCGATCCACGGGGAGCGCACGGCCTTCTTCGGATTCTTCGAATCGGTGGAGGACCCCGCCGTTTCCGGCGCCCTGTTCAATGCGGCGGCGGACTGGGCACGACACCGCGGCCTCGACCGCCTCCGCGGCCCGATGAATCCCTCCATCAACGATGAGTGCGGGCTGCTGGTGGAGGGGTTCGACACCCCGCCGGCAATCATGATGCCCCACAACCCGCCGCATCACGCACACCTTCTGGCGGCCTCGGGATTCGCGAAGATCAAGGATCTGCTGGCGTTCCAGATGCGGGTGGCCGATGCCCCGGCGGCGGTGTTGTCCCGGTTTCTCCAGAAGTTCGCGCGCCGCGAACCGGACGTCACGCTTCGCGCCCTGGAGCGCCGCACCCTGGGCATCGAGGTGCCAAAGATCCGGACGGTGTACAACCTCGCCTGGGAAAAGAACTGGGGCGCCGTGCCACTGACTCCCGCGGAGATTGACTTCCTGGTGGAACGTCTCGCCCCGCTGCTGGTCCCCGGGCTGGTCTGGGTGGCGGAGGTTCGCGGGGAGCCCGCAGGCTTCCTGCTCGCCTTGCCCGACTTCAACCAGGTGCTCCGGCGCTTGCGCGGGCGGCTCCTGTCCGTCCGGTTGCCCCTGGTGCTGCCCGATCTGCTCGGCTGGCGGCAGCCCGATGCCATCCGCATGGTGGCCCTTGGGGTTCGCCATGAGTTTCAAGGGCGCGGGATCGAATCCGCGATGCTGGCGAAAACGCTGGAGGCCTGCCGACGGCGGCACTTCGCGACCTGCGAGGCCTCCTGGACGCTGGAGGACAACACGGCGGTCCAACGGCTC
This is a stretch of genomic DNA from Verrucomicrobiia bacterium. It encodes these proteins:
- a CDS encoding GNAT family N-acetyltransferase produces the protein MQRLDTARNPDRRRFLHVASRLRLNDPLWVAPLESEQHRVLGPGNPFHKHAAMELFVATGPAGDVGRLAVIEDRTHNSIHGERTAFFGFFESVEDPAVSGALFNAAADWARHRGLDRLRGPMNPSINDECGLLVEGFDTPPAIMMPHNPPHHAHLLAASGFAKIKDLLAFQMRVADAPAAVLSRFLQKFARREPDVTLRALERRTLGIEVPKIRTVYNLAWEKNWGAVPLTPAEIDFLVERLAPLLVPGLVWVAEVRGEPAGFLLALPDFNQVLRRLRGRLLSVRLPLVLPDLLGWRQPDAIRMVALGVRHEFQGRGIESAMLAKTLEACRRRHFATCEASWTLEDNTAVQRLIARFGGRRHKTYRIFEKPL